One Oncorhynchus kisutch isolate 150728-3 linkage group LG13, Okis_V2, whole genome shotgun sequence DNA window includes the following coding sequences:
- the LOC109902897 gene encoding torsin-1A-interacting protein 2 isoform X2, whose amino-acid sequence MDPEILRNNSAQPARRSTRQSMKVTLELAPRGPLKRRREESKLPSTPVNGSMEDDESPGKKNKSEIGVAGDGSSDEDEMDVQETTGDEDLDSEQNEEQEMSAEEDSSHHNVTQHKRPFDTTLMGHMNVNVPKTVGVGSQEIVDPRLYLLSRSSIHTTEELKTDLFKTKRMEMSRRAASGTKPATQLRPLENRPEVLIYKTSSMAEYKENMERKDKKTGLPSANHYSMRGYPTSEESYRSSCRVNNIPTRKQTTKLRKQDIKKSAVVKAIPGKAFGGYMWKLFQALVLLVSGVLGLLAYHHLSLPFRPSGGGDHPAWPVREGTFVSQLSALEALFPGQRSELWRRSRIHLERHLQAARPTEPVSLMLTAGRRGEKTLHCLALHLASAFSSALNASSIHIDGASKAGQDSDQVKLDIDTQLGEAFEGDQPVAVIHRFEELPPGSTIIFYRYCDHENAAYKEVFLLFTVLLPEEELGKELSLNEVEERVQDYITDTFVESNSSDKPGSYNRMDLDKLSGLWSRISHLVLPVAVEKSIEQGGCMD is encoded by the exons ATGGATCCTGAGATTTTACGAAACAACTCTGCTCAACCAGCAAGGAGGTCGACAAGGCAATCGATGAAAG TTACTTTAGAGTTGGCACCCAGAGGTccgctgaagaggaggagggaagagagcaAGCTCCCATCCACACCTGTCAATGGCTCCATGGAGGACGATG AGTCCCCTGGCAAGAAGAATAAGTCAGAGATTGGAGTGGCAGGGGATGGCAGTTCTGATGAGGATGAGATGGATGTCCAGGAGACCACTGGGGATGAAGATCTGGACTCGGAGCAGAACGAGGAACAGGAGATGAGTGCCGAGGAAGACTCCTCCCATCACAATGTCACACAGCATAAAC GTCCCTTTGATACAACTTTGATGGGGCACATGAATGTGAACGTACCGAAGACGGTCGGTGTTGGCTCCCAAGAGATTGTAGATCCCAGGTTGTACCTACTGAGTCGCAGTTCCATTCATACAACCGAGGAGCTGAAAACAGATCTGTTTAAAACCAAGAGAA TGGAAATGTCAAGAAGAGCTGCGTCTGGTACCAAGCCTGCAACTCAACTCAGACCCCTGGAAAACCGACCAGAGGTTTTGATTTACAAGACTAGCAGCATGGCAGAGTACAAGGAGAATATGGAGAGGAAAGACAAAAAAACTG GATTGCCCAGCGCGAACCATTATAGCATGAGAGGTTACCCCACCTCTGAAGAGTCCTACAGATCGAGCTGTCGGGTGAACAATATTCCTACTCGAAAACAAACTACCAAACTCAGAAAACAAG ATATTAAGAAATCAGCTGTTGTCAAGGCAATTCCTGGGAAAGCTTTTGGGG GGTACATGTGGAAACTGTTTCAGGCTCTGGTGCTGCTTGTCTCTGGTGTTCTGGGTCTCCTGGCCTACCATCACCTCTCACTGCCCTTCAGGCCTTCAGGGGGTGGAGATCATCCAGCCTGGCCTGTGAGAGAGGGGACGTTTGTTTCTCAGTTATCTGCTCTGGAGGCCCTGTTCCCCGGGCAGCGCTCTGAGCTGTGGAGGAGGAGCAGGATCCACCTGGAGAGGCACCTCCAGGCGGCCCGGCCCACGGAGCCAGTCAGCCTGATGCTGACAGCAGGCCGCAGGGGGGAGAAGACGCTGCACTGCCTTGCCCTGCATCTGGCCTCCGCCTTCTCCTCTGCCCTCAACGCCtcctccatccacatcgacggggccagCAAGGCTGGCCAGGACAGCGACCAGGTCAAGCTGGACATCGACACCCAGCTGGGGGAAGCCTTCGAGGGGGACCAGCCCGTAGCCGTCATCCACCGCTTTGAGGAGCTGCCCCCGGGTTCCACGATCATATTCTACCGCTACTGTGACCACGAGAATGCAGCCTACAAAGAGGTGTTCTTGCTCTTCACTGTACTGCTGCCTGAGGAGGAGTTGGGGAAGGAGCTCAGTCTGaatgaggtggaggagagggtccAGGATTATATTACGGACACCTTTGTGGAAAGTAACAGCTCAGACAAGCCTGGCTCCTATAATCGGATGGACCTGGACAAGCTGAGTGGACTTTGGAGCCGTATCTCCCACCTGGTCCTGCCTGTGGCAGTAGAGAAGAGCATAGAGCAGGGAGGATGCATGGACTGA
- the LOC109902897 gene encoding torsin-1A-interacting protein 2 isoform X1, giving the protein MDPEILRNNSAQPARRSTRQSMKAVTLELAPRGPLKRRREESKLPSTPVNGSMEDDESPGKKNKSEIGVAGDGSSDEDEMDVQETTGDEDLDSEQNEEQEMSAEEDSSHHNVTQHKRPFDTTLMGHMNVNVPKTVGVGSQEIVDPRLYLLSRSSIHTTEELKTDLFKTKRMEMSRRAASGTKPATQLRPLENRPEVLIYKTSSMAEYKENMERKDKKTGLPSANHYSMRGYPTSEESYRSSCRVNNIPTRKQTTKLRKQDIKKSAVVKAIPGKAFGGYMWKLFQALVLLVSGVLGLLAYHHLSLPFRPSGGGDHPAWPVREGTFVSQLSALEALFPGQRSELWRRSRIHLERHLQAARPTEPVSLMLTAGRRGEKTLHCLALHLASAFSSALNASSIHIDGASKAGQDSDQVKLDIDTQLGEAFEGDQPVAVIHRFEELPPGSTIIFYRYCDHENAAYKEVFLLFTVLLPEEELGKELSLNEVEERVQDYITDTFVESNSSDKPGSYNRMDLDKLSGLWSRISHLVLPVAVEKSIEQGGCMD; this is encoded by the exons ATGGATCCTGAGATTTTACGAAACAACTCTGCTCAACCAGCAAGGAGGTCGACAAGGCAATCGATGAAAG CAGTTACTTTAGAGTTGGCACCCAGAGGTccgctgaagaggaggagggaagagagcaAGCTCCCATCCACACCTGTCAATGGCTCCATGGAGGACGATG AGTCCCCTGGCAAGAAGAATAAGTCAGAGATTGGAGTGGCAGGGGATGGCAGTTCTGATGAGGATGAGATGGATGTCCAGGAGACCACTGGGGATGAAGATCTGGACTCGGAGCAGAACGAGGAACAGGAGATGAGTGCCGAGGAAGACTCCTCCCATCACAATGTCACACAGCATAAAC GTCCCTTTGATACAACTTTGATGGGGCACATGAATGTGAACGTACCGAAGACGGTCGGTGTTGGCTCCCAAGAGATTGTAGATCCCAGGTTGTACCTACTGAGTCGCAGTTCCATTCATACAACCGAGGAGCTGAAAACAGATCTGTTTAAAACCAAGAGAA TGGAAATGTCAAGAAGAGCTGCGTCTGGTACCAAGCCTGCAACTCAACTCAGACCCCTGGAAAACCGACCAGAGGTTTTGATTTACAAGACTAGCAGCATGGCAGAGTACAAGGAGAATATGGAGAGGAAAGACAAAAAAACTG GATTGCCCAGCGCGAACCATTATAGCATGAGAGGTTACCCCACCTCTGAAGAGTCCTACAGATCGAGCTGTCGGGTGAACAATATTCCTACTCGAAAACAAACTACCAAACTCAGAAAACAAG ATATTAAGAAATCAGCTGTTGTCAAGGCAATTCCTGGGAAAGCTTTTGGGG GGTACATGTGGAAACTGTTTCAGGCTCTGGTGCTGCTTGTCTCTGGTGTTCTGGGTCTCCTGGCCTACCATCACCTCTCACTGCCCTTCAGGCCTTCAGGGGGTGGAGATCATCCAGCCTGGCCTGTGAGAGAGGGGACGTTTGTTTCTCAGTTATCTGCTCTGGAGGCCCTGTTCCCCGGGCAGCGCTCTGAGCTGTGGAGGAGGAGCAGGATCCACCTGGAGAGGCACCTCCAGGCGGCCCGGCCCACGGAGCCAGTCAGCCTGATGCTGACAGCAGGCCGCAGGGGGGAGAAGACGCTGCACTGCCTTGCCCTGCATCTGGCCTCCGCCTTCTCCTCTGCCCTCAACGCCtcctccatccacatcgacggggccagCAAGGCTGGCCAGGACAGCGACCAGGTCAAGCTGGACATCGACACCCAGCTGGGGGAAGCCTTCGAGGGGGACCAGCCCGTAGCCGTCATCCACCGCTTTGAGGAGCTGCCCCCGGGTTCCACGATCATATTCTACCGCTACTGTGACCACGAGAATGCAGCCTACAAAGAGGTGTTCTTGCTCTTCACTGTACTGCTGCCTGAGGAGGAGTTGGGGAAGGAGCTCAGTCTGaatgaggtggaggagagggtccAGGATTATATTACGGACACCTTTGTGGAAAGTAACAGCTCAGACAAGCCTGGCTCCTATAATCGGATGGACCTGGACAAGCTGAGTGGACTTTGGAGCCGTATCTCCCACCTGGTCCTGCCTGTGGCAGTAGAGAAGAGCATAGAGCAGGGAGGATGCATGGACTGA